A single region of the Changchengzhania lutea genome encodes:
- a CDS encoding DUF3095 family protein: protein MNGLDGFYTELPKHSISLIDLYRNESFFKTVPESWHVIHICVKPISTSLTQNHYKDVNVTTTGTIITVLNTLKRLDINLTIPYFFSGSSSTFIIPDTILASILSALESYKNHIKKILDFHLDFGHAPSCEVCDEDHSIRIAKLRHNEFLTTPVILGNGLKLVENKIKEGFEFFKRNENSREDLNLDGLECRWDEILPANPENKIICLLVKCHDEKEQAKTFGKIIGEIDYLFGDLNTRNPITTSNLRLDKSIGKIKKEMLVRIGHNNNYLVSNWLITFFSTYYFKFFTKGKHYLHKITQLSDTLKLDGTISTVISGHPKQINKLTIFLDNLESKNSIEYSMHITRASIMSCYVQDRNENHIHFIDGADGGHSAAELHLLRKFKNKNTYF from the coding sequence ATGAATGGCTTAGATGGATTTTATACCGAATTGCCAAAACATTCTATAAGTCTTATAGATTTATACAGAAATGAAAGTTTCTTTAAAACCGTGCCAGAAAGTTGGCATGTTATCCATATCTGTGTGAAACCAATTTCAACAAGCCTAACACAAAATCATTATAAAGACGTAAACGTTACTACTACTGGAACAATTATTACAGTGCTTAATACATTGAAGCGACTTGATATCAATTTAACTATTCCTTATTTTTTTAGCGGAAGCTCCTCTACCTTTATAATTCCAGATACTATATTAGCTTCCATTTTAAGCGCCCTGGAAAGCTATAAAAATCACATTAAGAAAATATTAGATTTCCACTTAGATTTTGGACATGCTCCAAGTTGTGAGGTTTGTGATGAAGATCATTCCATCAGAATTGCAAAACTAAGACATAATGAATTTCTAACCACACCGGTAATATTAGGAAATGGCTTAAAACTAGTGGAAAATAAAATTAAAGAAGGATTTGAATTCTTTAAAAGAAACGAAAACAGTAGAGAAGATTTAAATTTAGATGGTTTAGAATGCAGATGGGATGAAATTTTACCCGCTAATCCTGAAAACAAAATAATTTGTTTACTGGTAAAGTGCCACGATGAAAAAGAGCAGGCAAAAACATTTGGAAAAATAATTGGCGAAATAGATTATTTGTTTGGTGATTTAAACACAAGAAATCCAATTACTACATCTAATTTAAGATTAGATAAATCTATTGGTAAGATAAAAAAGGAGATGCTGGTTAGAATAGGACATAATAATAATTACCTAGTAAGCAATTGGTTAATTACCTTCTTTAGTACCTATTATTTTAAATTTTTCACCAAGGGAAAACATTATTTGCACAAAATAACACAGTTATCCGACACTTTAAAACTAGATGGCACCATTAGTACTGTTATTTCTGGTCATCCAAAACAAATAAATAAGCTCACTATATTTTTGGATAATTTAGAATCTAAAAATTCTATTGAATATAGCATGCACATTACTCGTGCATCCATCATGTCCTGCTATGTGCAAGATAGAAATGAAAACCATATTCATTTTATTGATGGTGCAGATGGAGGTCATTCAGCCGCCGAATTACATTTACTTAGAAAATTTAAAAATAAGAACACCTACTTTTAA
- a CDS encoding helix-turn-helix domain-containing protein yields MVINIKFDFNAVCKAVLEEKLNEFNIPHKIIGFGEVELLQKISPETYNAFVSALNEYNITIVENQKSILVQKIKDTIVDMVFNDDTVVNVKSSAYLAEALGHSYGYLSNLFTEVTYTSIENFTILQKIERTKQLIIKENLSLTEIAFRLNYSSVAHLSSQFKNTTGITPSAFQRIITKRRELNQ; encoded by the coding sequence ATGGTAATAAACATTAAATTTGATTTTAATGCCGTTTGTAAAGCGGTTTTAGAAGAAAAGCTCAACGAGTTTAACATACCTCACAAAATTATTGGTTTTGGAGAAGTAGAGTTGCTACAAAAAATTTCACCAGAAACCTATAATGCCTTTGTTAGTGCTTTAAACGAATACAACATTACTATTGTAGAAAATCAAAAAAGTATACTCGTGCAGAAAATCAAGGACACTATTGTAGATATGGTGTTTAACGATGATACGGTGGTAAATGTGAAAAGTTCTGCTTATTTAGCAGAAGCATTAGGGCATAGTTATGGCTATCTTTCAAACCTTTTTACAGAGGTAACTTACACATCTATTGAAAACTTTACCATTCTTCAAAAAATAGAACGCACAAAACAACTTATTATTAAGGAAAATTTGAGTCTTACCGAAATTGCATTCAGGCTCAATTATTCTAGTGTAGCACATTTAAGCTCACAATTTAAAAACACGACAGGCATAACACCTTCGGCATTTCAGCGTATTATAACTAAAAGGCGTGAACTAAATCAGTAA
- a CDS encoding response regulator: MDSDYIKVILADDDEDDRLFFTDAFDELKITTKVNTFNDGVYLMDYLNGDDVVLPHVLFLDLNMPRKNGIECLKEIKDNPKFNDISVAIYSTSASEEDIEKTFVLGANIYIKKPSDFKTLKKVLSEVVTINWQYHTNGLNKDNFLLRL, encoded by the coding sequence ATGGATTCAGATTATATAAAAGTAATTTTAGCAGATGATGATGAAGACGATAGATTATTTTTTACCGATGCATTCGATGAATTAAAGATCACTACTAAAGTGAACACCTTTAATGATGGGGTTTATTTAATGGATTATTTAAACGGAGACGATGTCGTGTTACCACATGTTCTGTTTCTAGATTTAAACATGCCAAGAAAAAATGGGATAGAATGTTTAAAAGAGATTAAGGATAATCCTAAGTTTAACGACATATCAGTTGCCATTTATTCAACATCGGCCTCAGAAGAAGACATTGAAAAAACCTTTGTTTTGGGTGCCAACATCTACATTAAAAAGCCAAGTGATTTCAAAACACTTAAAAAAGTATTATCAGAAGTGGTCACCATTAATTGGCAATACCACACTAACGGACTCAATAAAGATAATTTTTTATTAAGATTGTAA